In Sphingobacteriaceae bacterium, the following proteins share a genomic window:
- a CDS encoding maltose acetyltransferase has product MKSEKEKMIEGDLYSPVSKELFEERTQAKKLLHRLNVTEYLMNKASALILKELLPNAFKNIYIEPPFHCDYGYNIYCGSRVYFNVNCVVLDSARVTIGSNVMFGPGAHIYTAAHPLDVATRRVKEFAEPVTIGDDCWIGGGAIICPGVNIGSGSVIGAGAVVTKDIPENCLAVGNPAKVIRKLNQK; this is encoded by the coding sequence ATGAAGAGCGAAAAAGAAAAAATGATAGAGGGCGATTTGTACTCTCCGGTATCAAAGGAGTTATTTGAGGAGAGAACTCAAGCTAAAAAATTGCTTCACCGTTTAAACGTTACAGAATATTTAATGAACAAAGCCTCGGCTTTAATCTTAAAGGAATTGTTACCAAATGCCTTTAAAAACATTTACATTGAGCCTCCTTTTCATTGCGATTATGGCTACAATATTTATTGTGGCAGCCGGGTGTACTTTAATGTAAATTGCGTGGTGCTCGACAGTGCCAGGGTTACTATAGGTTCCAACGTTATGTTTGGCCCGGGAGCCCATATTTACACAGCTGCGCATCCTTTAGATGTGGCAACCCGCAGGGTTAAAGAATTTGCGGAGCCGGTTACCATTGGTGATGACTGTTGGATAGGCGGCGGAGCTATCATATGTCCGGGTGTCAACATTGGAAGTGGCTCTGTTATTGGTGCAGGGGCTGTTGTAACAAAGGATATCCCCGAAAATTGCCTGGCGGTGGGTAACCCTGCAAAGGTTATTAGAAAACTGAATCAAAAGTAA
- a CDS encoding DNA-binding protein, which produces MSKSQETYSKKEKEKKKELKRKEKNEKKEERKASGKKSFEDMIMYVDEFGQFSSTPPDPSKRRELNLDDIQLGARIEVAPEPADILRKGKITFYNTEKGYGFIKDEKSQESIFFHVNGLLGPVKENDKVNFETEMGQKGMVAVKVTVIA; this is translated from the coding sequence ATGAGTAAATCACAAGAAACCTATAGCAAAAAAGAAAAAGAAAAAAAGAAAGAGCTGAAACGCAAGGAGAAGAACGAGAAAAAAGAAGAGCGAAAAGCAAGTGGAAAGAAAAGCTTTGAAGACATGATTATGTATGTGGATGAATTCGGTCAGTTTTCATCAACTCCACCAGATCCAAGCAAAAGAAGAGAACTGAATCTTGATGATATTCAATTAGGAGCGCGCATTGAAGTTGCCCCTGAACCCGCCGATATTTTAAGAAAAGGAAAAATAACTTTCTATAACACTGAAAAAGGTTATGGTTTTATTAAAGATGAAAAATCTCAGGAAAGTATTTTCTTTCACGTGAACGGTCTGTTAGGTCCGGTAAAAGAAAATGATAAAGTGAACTTTGAAACCGAAATGGGTCAAAAAGGAATGGTAGCTGTTAAAGTGACCGTTATTGCTTAA
- a CDS encoding GNAT family N-acetyltransferase, giving the protein MEFTLRPWTMNDLQSLVKYANNHKIAENMTNQFPHPYKEENGKAFIEFATKDSPIHIFAIEVNGEAVGGVGIHPQSDIHIKNAELGYWLAEPFWGKGIVSKIIPQIVDFAFKTYDITRVFARPYGRNRGSQKVLEKNGFKLEARLEKTIFKNGEYEDELIYAIRK; this is encoded by the coding sequence ATGGAGTTTACTTTACGTCCGTGGACGATGAACGATTTACAAAGCCTTGTGAAGTATGCTAACAATCATAAGATTGCAGAGAATATGACAAACCAGTTTCCCCATCCCTATAAGGAAGAGAATGGAAAGGCATTCATCGAATTTGCCACAAAAGATTCTCCCATTCATATTTTTGCCATTGAGGTAAATGGTGAAGCGGTTGGAGGCGTGGGCATTCACCCACAAAGTGATATCCATATTAAAAATGCAGAGCTGGGATACTGGCTGGCGGAACCCTTCTGGGGCAAAGGAATAGTATCAAAAATAATCCCACAAATTGTTGACTTCGCTTTTAAGACTTACGATATTACCCGTGTTTTTGCGCGCCCTTATGGAAGAAACAGAGGGTCGCAAAAAGTTCTTGAAAAGAATGGTTTTAAACTGGAAGCCAGATTAGAAAAGACCATTTTTAAAAATGGTGAATACGAAGATGAATTAATTTACGCAATTAGAAAATAA
- a CDS encoding peroxiredoxin, with protein MDKEHHYTLTVAWTGNKGQGTSAYTAYDRSHSIKAQAKVNIEVSSDPSFRGDKTKYNPEELFLSSLSSCHMLWYLHLCSEAGVVVTDYVDHPEGTMIETKDGGGYFNAVTLHPEVTVANQSMVKKAADLHHDANKKCFIANSCNFLIEHEVKIKVQRP; from the coding sequence ATGGACAAGGAGCATCACTATACATTAACAGTTGCATGGACTGGCAACAAAGGTCAGGGAACCAGCGCTTACACGGCTTACGATAGAAGCCATAGCATTAAAGCGCAAGCCAAAGTAAACATTGAAGTATCCTCTGATCCTTCTTTTCGCGGAGACAAAACAAAATACAATCCCGAAGAATTATTTCTATCCTCTTTATCGAGCTGTCACATGTTGTGGTATTTGCATCTGTGCTCTGAGGCAGGGGTTGTGGTAACAGACTATGTGGATCATCCTGAAGGAACAATGATCGAAACAAAAGATGGCGGAGGTTATTTTAATGCGGTCACTTTACATCCTGAGGTAACTGTAGCAAACCAAAGCATGGTTAAAAAAGCTGCAGACCTTCATCATGACGCGAATAAAAAATGCTTCATAGCTAACTCCTGCAATTTTCTGATAGAGCACGAAGTAAAAATTAAAGTGCAGAGGCCTTAA
- a CDS encoding phosphoesterase, producing the protein MYLEIFLKQEPFFLLPQRAIFRPRYKQLVFGDIHLGKATHFRKQGIPMPPQSHLKDIDTIHYLLNTWKPETVLILGDLFHSAYNSEWLWFKSILLDYPQVQFVLVEGNHDIMREDVYDIPNLLKVRQIEELDFIFTHHPLKESKKLNICGHIHPGIQLYGKARQSVKLPCFYKSSTHLILPAFGHLTGLQLLDREDDSEYYLVMENQVKKL; encoded by the coding sequence ATGTACTTGGAAATCTTTTTAAAACAGGAACCTTTTTTTCTTTTACCACAACGGGCTATTTTCAGGCCGCGTTACAAGCAACTTGTTTTTGGAGACATTCATTTGGGAAAAGCCACGCATTTTCGTAAACAGGGAATCCCAATGCCACCGCAAAGTCATTTAAAAGACATTGATACCATACATTACTTACTGAATACCTGGAAACCTGAAACTGTATTGATATTGGGCGATTTATTTCACAGTGCTTATAATAGTGAATGGCTTTGGTTTAAATCTATATTATTGGACTATCCACAGGTTCAATTTGTCCTGGTGGAGGGAAATCATGATATCATGCGAGAAGATGTATATGACATACCCAACCTTTTAAAAGTAAGACAAATTGAAGAATTAGATTTTATTTTTACGCACCATCCTCTTAAGGAATCTAAAAAGTTAAATATTTGCGGACATATTCATCCCGGGATTCAGCTTTATGGTAAAGCCCGTCAATCTGTAAAATTACCCTGCTTTTATAAAAGCTCTACTCACCTTATTTTGCCAGCTTTCGGACATCTTACGGGTTTGCAACTTTTAGATAGGGAGGACGATTCAGAATACTATCTCGTGATGGAAAATCAAGTCAAAAAACTTTAA
- a CDS encoding DNA ligase-associated DEXH box helicase, protein MSIGNEWFKYKNWKPFKFQKETWKAIEEGKSGLLNSPTGSGKTFAIWFGILHHYYALHKSKVSRKTGRTIALNKKDTGLHCLWITPLRALSKEILLATQQVSVDMNLDYKVALRSGDTTTAERARQRKKSPQALITTPESIQLLLASKGYPEFFKGLEFVIVDEWHELLGSKRGVQVQLALSRLRVLNPNLKIWAISATIGNLQEAKEILLGPNTLNSVDIKTDILKKIKIETVYPDVIEKYSWVGHLGIKLLPKIVPIIEKSNSTLIFVNVRSQAEIWYQKLLDAAPHLAGQIALHHGSLSENIRKWVEDNLHKGNLKAVVCTSSLDLGVDFHAVDTVIQVGSPKGVARFMQRAGRSGHHPGATSKIYFVPTNSLEIIEGSALRYAIESNLVENRIPYVRSFDVLIQYMITLAVSDGFYPEQLYHEIKGTHCFQSVSPEEFSWCLHFITAGGSSLKAYDEFYKVVIENGLYKVVSKAIAMRHRLSIGTIVSDSMLHVKFMAGKKLGVVEEAFLSKLKNGDVFWFGGRNLELVMIKDMEARVKISKKGNGIVPSWLGGRLPLSSKLSQSIRMQLDEYKHHKSTYEELKKLGPLLDLQAKISHLPGKDELLIEQFKTKDGYHLVVYPFEGRFVHEGMGAILAHRIALLEPFTFSIGMNDYGFELLSDKEVNLEAVLDNELFSPEHLHDDAFKSMNATEMAKRKFRDIATIAGLIFTGFPGHQKKIRHLQASSQLFFKVFEDYEKDNLLLRQSFDEVLDFQLDITRMQEAFDRISTQKIIVSHPERPTPFSFPILVDTLRERFSNEDIQSRIDKILKVTQE, encoded by the coding sequence ATGAGCATAGGAAACGAATGGTTCAAATACAAAAATTGGAAACCTTTTAAATTTCAGAAAGAAACCTGGAAAGCTATTGAAGAGGGAAAAAGCGGACTTTTGAATTCCCCTACAGGGAGTGGAAAAACCTTCGCTATCTGGTTCGGTATCTTGCATCACTATTATGCTTTACACAAATCAAAAGTCAGTAGGAAAACAGGAAGAACCATAGCCTTAAACAAAAAAGATACAGGCCTACATTGCCTGTGGATTACCCCTTTACGGGCTTTATCAAAAGAGATATTACTTGCTACACAGCAGGTTTCTGTTGATATGAACCTGGATTATAAAGTTGCCCTTCGCAGTGGAGACACTACCACGGCAGAGAGAGCGAGGCAACGCAAAAAATCTCCACAAGCTTTAATTACTACCCCTGAGAGCATTCAACTGTTATTAGCGTCGAAAGGCTATCCCGAATTTTTTAAAGGCCTTGAATTTGTGATTGTCGACGAGTGGCATGAACTGCTTGGAAGCAAGAGAGGCGTGCAGGTTCAGCTGGCCCTTTCGCGCTTACGTGTTTTGAATCCGAATCTAAAAATATGGGCCATCTCTGCAACTATTGGAAATTTGCAGGAAGCAAAGGAAATTTTGTTAGGACCTAACACATTGAACTCCGTAGATATAAAAACAGATATCCTTAAAAAAATAAAAATAGAAACTGTTTATCCGGATGTCATTGAAAAATACTCCTGGGTGGGACACCTTGGCATTAAGCTCCTGCCGAAGATCGTGCCCATTATCGAAAAAAGTAACAGCACACTTATTTTTGTAAATGTAAGATCACAAGCAGAAATCTGGTACCAAAAATTATTGGATGCCGCGCCGCATTTAGCCGGGCAAATTGCTTTACATCACGGTTCATTAAGCGAAAATATCCGCAAGTGGGTAGAAGATAATTTACACAAAGGAAATCTTAAAGCCGTTGTCTGTACATCGAGTCTCGACCTTGGTGTGGACTTTCACGCGGTAGACACGGTAATACAGGTAGGCTCTCCCAAAGGCGTGGCTCGCTTTATGCAAAGGGCCGGACGGAGCGGACATCATCCTGGCGCTACAAGTAAAATATATTTTGTCCCAACCAACTCTTTAGAAATTATTGAAGGAAGTGCTTTGCGTTACGCTATTGAATCCAACTTAGTCGAGAACCGCATTCCTTATGTTCGTTCTTTTGATGTATTGATTCAATACATGATTACCCTCGCTGTTTCCGATGGTTTTTATCCGGAACAACTTTATCACGAAATTAAAGGCACGCATTGCTTTCAAAGTGTGAGTCCTGAAGAATTTAGCTGGTGTCTGCATTTTATTACCGCAGGCGGTAGCTCTTTAAAAGCTTACGATGAATTTTACAAAGTGGTGATAGAGAACGGCCTGTATAAAGTCGTAAGTAAAGCAATTGCGATGCGCCACCGTTTAAGCATAGGTACGATTGTTAGCGATAGTATGCTGCATGTAAAATTTATGGCAGGCAAAAAACTAGGCGTGGTAGAAGAAGCTTTTCTTTCGAAATTAAAAAACGGCGATGTATTTTGGTTCGGCGGAAGAAATTTAGAACTCGTTATGATCAAAGACATGGAAGCGCGTGTGAAGATCAGCAAAAAAGGAAATGGGATTGTTCCTTCCTGGTTAGGTGGTCGTCTGCCATTATCTTCAAAGCTTTCGCAAAGTATTCGCATGCAACTGGATGAATACAAACACCATAAAAGTACTTACGAAGAATTAAAAAAATTAGGTCCCCTACTCGACCTTCAGGCAAAAATTTCGCACCTGCCAGGAAAAGACGAATTGCTTATTGAGCAATTTAAAACAAAAGATGGATATCATCTCGTTGTTTATCCTTTCGAGGGGCGCTTTGTGCATGAAGGTATGGGCGCCATACTGGCGCATCGCATCGCACTTTTGGAACCTTTCACTTTTTCGATCGGAATGAATGATTATGGATTTGAATTACTGAGTGATAAAGAAGTTAATCTTGAAGCGGTGCTCGACAATGAACTTTTTTCTCCTGAACACCTACATGACGATGCTTTTAAAAGCATGAACGCCACGGAAATGGCGAAGCGAAAATTCAGAGACATTGCAACCATCGCAGGACTAATATTTACAGGCTTTCCGGGACATCAGAAAAAAATCCGCCATTTACAAGCATCCTCGCAATTATTTTTTAAAGTTTTTGAAGATTACGAAAAAGACAATTTATTATTACGTCAGTCTTTTGATGAAGTGCTTGATTTTCAGCTGGACATCACCCGCATGCAGGAAGCTTTCGACCGGATAAGTACACAAAAAATAATTGTTTCGCACCCTGAGCGCCCTACTCCGTTTTCTTTTCCTATTTTAGTAGATACTTTGCGGGAGCGCTTCAGTAATGAAGACATACAATCCCGCATCGACAAAATCTTGAAAGTCACGCAGGAATAA
- a CDS encoding ATP-dependent DNA ligase produces the protein MKGFTDLYSELDQTTKTNAKISAMANYFSLADPKDAIWAIALLTGRRPKRPIKTTDLKVWATELAEIPFWLFEDSYNVVGDLAETISLLIPTTAYQSTISLNSLMSDILLLANKTDEEKKNWLLSFWQTFSKDELFVFNKLITGSFRVGVSQQLVFKALAKVFSIDDKIVAHKLMGTWLPQNTDVNQLLLDDGSSDHSKPYPFYLAYQLDMKPEELGNIHDWQIERKYDGIRGQLIVRNDELHIWSRGEELMTEKFIEFESLKNILPNGTVLDGEVLPFKDGKILSFNEMQKRIGRKNVSKKTLQDVPLCLMCYDLIEYKGEDIRMKPLKERRALLEELLSTHTSQLLKLSPLLDCDDWNNLDTLRNESKLSGCEGLMLKHKDSIYETGRRRGKWWKWKVDPYTVDAVLIYAQSGHGRRANLFTDYTFAVWDKGELVPFAKAYSGLTDKEILEVDNWVKRHTIEKFGPVRSVKAELVFEIAFEGINSSPRHKSGIALRFPRILRWRKDKKKEEINTKDDLLQLLNSV, from the coding sequence ATGAAAGGCTTCACCGATCTTTATAGCGAACTCGATCAAACTACAAAAACCAATGCTAAAATATCTGCAATGGCAAATTATTTTTCGCTTGCAGATCCGAAAGATGCTATTTGGGCTATAGCATTGTTAACAGGCAGAAGACCTAAACGCCCGATAAAAACAACAGATCTAAAAGTATGGGCCACAGAATTAGCAGAGATCCCTTTTTGGTTATTTGAAGATTCCTACAATGTAGTGGGTGACCTTGCAGAAACCATTAGTCTTCTTATTCCAACAACAGCCTACCAATCCACGATCTCCTTAAACTCTCTGATGTCAGACATCCTGCTGTTAGCGAATAAGACCGATGAAGAGAAAAAAAACTGGTTGTTGTCGTTCTGGCAAACGTTTTCCAAAGACGAACTTTTTGTTTTCAATAAACTCATCACCGGAAGTTTTAGGGTGGGTGTCTCTCAGCAATTAGTTTTTAAGGCACTGGCGAAAGTTTTTTCTATCGACGATAAAATTGTTGCGCATAAGTTAATGGGAACATGGCTTCCCCAGAACACAGATGTTAACCAACTTTTACTGGACGATGGATCATCAGATCATTCAAAACCTTATCCTTTTTACCTTGCCTACCAATTAGATATGAAGCCAGAAGAGCTGGGTAACATACATGATTGGCAAATAGAACGCAAGTATGATGGAATTCGCGGACAGCTCATTGTTCGCAATGATGAACTTCATATCTGGAGTCGCGGCGAAGAACTGATGACCGAAAAATTTATTGAATTTGAGTCTTTGAAAAATATTTTGCCTAACGGTACAGTTCTTGACGGTGAAGTATTGCCTTTTAAAGATGGCAAAATTCTTTCCTTTAATGAGATGCAAAAACGCATCGGAAGAAAAAATGTCTCAAAAAAAACCTTGCAGGATGTTCCCCTTTGTTTAATGTGTTATGATCTGATAGAATACAAAGGCGAAGATATCCGCATGAAACCTTTAAAAGAAAGGAGGGCATTGTTGGAAGAGCTATTAAGCACTCACACGTCTCAGCTCCTGAAACTATCACCGTTACTAGACTGCGATGACTGGAATAATCTCGACACTTTAAGAAATGAGTCTAAACTATCAGGCTGCGAAGGACTCATGCTGAAACATAAAGACAGTATTTACGAAACCGGAAGAAGACGAGGTAAATGGTGGAAATGGAAAGTAGATCCTTATACAGTGGATGCCGTTTTAATTTATGCGCAATCGGGGCATGGAAGAAGGGCAAATTTATTTACAGATTATACTTTTGCAGTTTGGGATAAAGGCGAACTTGTGCCCTTTGCAAAAGCATACAGCGGTTTAACTGACAAGGAAATATTAGAAGTAGATAATTGGGTGAAAAGACACACCATCGAAAAATTCGGTCCGGTAAGAAGTGTAAAAGCAGAATTGGTTTTTGAAATCGCATTTGAAGGCATTAATTCTTCACCTCGTCACAAGAGTGGTATAGCTTTGCGCTTCCCAAGAATTTTACGCTGGAGAAAAGATAAAAAGAAAGAAGAAATCAATACCAAAGATGATCTTCTGCAATTATTAAATTCTGTTTAA
- a CDS encoding DNA ligase-associated DEXH box helicase, with the protein MLLQFTNKGIYCPQADLYIDPWRPVDKAIITHAHSDHARSGSKHYLAHKDSEFILRYRLGTISLETLSYYESVTINGVNISLFPAGHIIGSAQVRLEYKGEIWVVSGDYKVKQDGYTIPFEPVKCQHFITESTFGLPIYNFPEAEIVNAQMNTWVAENTAQGLNSIIIGYALGKAQRILNGLITDRPILLHSTVYNTNEALGFDNSRYQKFTQDFQKEDLNPGVIVATASAMGSPWLRRFEPYKLAMCSGWMQLRGARRRRNADMGFVMSDHCDWQGLNEAVLATGAENIYVTHGYRSIYAKWLREQYKLNAVELETQFEGESIENSSIESIKEESEDAA; encoded by the coding sequence ATGCTCTTACAGTTTACAAATAAAGGAATTTACTGCCCACAAGCAGATCTTTACATAGATCCCTGGAGGCCTGTAGATAAGGCTATTATTACGCATGCCCATTCAGATCATGCGAGGAGTGGAAGCAAGCATTATCTGGCTCATAAAGATTCTGAATTTATACTGCGTTACAGGCTTGGTACTATTTCGTTAGAGACACTGAGCTATTATGAGAGCGTGACTATTAACGGCGTAAACATTAGTCTTTTTCCCGCGGGGCATATTATTGGTTCTGCGCAGGTAAGACTTGAATACAAAGGTGAGATCTGGGTTGTTTCAGGAGATTACAAGGTAAAGCAAGATGGATATACCATTCCTTTTGAACCCGTAAAATGTCAACACTTTATAACAGAGTCGACATTTGGGTTACCCATTTATAATTTTCCAGAAGCAGAAATTGTGAACGCGCAAATGAATACCTGGGTGGCTGAAAATACGGCGCAAGGTTTAAACTCTATTATCATTGGCTACGCTTTAGGAAAAGCCCAGAGAATTTTAAACGGTTTGATTACTGACCGTCCAATACTTCTGCATTCTACAGTTTACAATACCAATGAAGCATTAGGTTTTGATAATTCGCGGTATCAAAAATTTACGCAAGACTTTCAAAAAGAAGATTTGAATCCCGGTGTTATAGTAGCTACAGCATCTGCGATGGGATCACCCTGGTTAAGAAGATTTGAACCTTACAAACTTGCCATGTGCAGTGGATGGATGCAATTGCGCGGCGCGCGCAGAAGACGCAATGCAGATATGGGCTTTGTAATGAGTGATCATTGCGATTGGCAAGGTTTGAATGAAGCTGTGCTTGCAACAGGTGCAGAAAACATATACGTGACTCACGGGTACCGGTCTATTTATGCAAAATGGTTGAGAGAACAGTATAAATTAAATGCAGTTGAACTTGAGACTCAATTTGAAGGAGAAAGCATTGAAAACAGTTCCATAGAATCCATTAAAGAAGAAAGCGAGGACGCTGCATGA
- a CDS encoding protease has product MEKILSQKKVAIVVTNGFEQSEFEEPLNALKEAGAKVDIISLKKEKVKAWKDKNWGDEFAVDLGIEEADSQNYDALVLPGGVMNPDVLRTNEDVIAFVKDFIEDEKPVAAICHGPWTLIETGLLKGRKMTSYKSIKTDLINAGVNWVDEEVVVDDGLVTSRSPKDLPAFCAKMIEEIAEGVHH; this is encoded by the coding sequence ATGGAAAAGATTTTATCACAAAAAAAAGTTGCAATTGTAGTTACAAACGGCTTTGAACAGTCGGAATTCGAAGAGCCCTTAAACGCTTTGAAAGAGGCTGGTGCGAAAGTTGACATTATATCTCTTAAAAAAGAAAAAGTAAAAGCCTGGAAGGATAAGAACTGGGGTGACGAATTTGCGGTAGACCTTGGTATTGAAGAAGCCGATAGTCAGAATTATGATGCGCTTGTTTTACCTGGGGGTGTAATGAATCCTGATGTTCTTCGCACAAACGAAGATGTAATAGCATTTGTAAAAGATTTTATAGAAGATGAAAAGCCTGTAGCAGCTATCTGTCATGGTCCATGGACATTAATTGAAACAGGGCTTTTAAAGGGAAGGAAAATGACTTCTTATAAATCCATAAAAACTGATTTGATAAATGCAGGTGTGAACTGGGTAGATGAAGAAGTAGTGGTTGATGATGGATTGGTTACAAGCCGCAGTCCAAAGGATCTTCCTGCCTTCTGCGCTAAAATGATCGAAGAGATTGCCGAAGGTGTACACCACTAA
- a CDS encoding GNAT family N-acetyltransferase, with product MKIFLKTERLILRELLEEDEAGMFELDSDPEVHKYLGNQPLQKPEHSREIIRFIRKQYEDNGIGRWAMINKETNEFMGWTGLKLMRDLTNYHINYHDLGYRLIKRFWGKGYATESAKACISYGFNELKLNEIYAMADVNNKGSRNVLEKSGLTYVGDFDFQGDPHQWFKISL from the coding sequence ATGAAAATTTTTCTGAAAACGGAACGCTTAATTTTGAGAGAATTACTTGAGGAAGATGAAGCCGGCATGTTCGAGCTGGATTCTGATCCTGAAGTGCATAAATATCTTGGTAATCAGCCGCTACAGAAACCTGAGCACAGCCGGGAAATAATTCGTTTTATCCGTAAACAATATGAGGATAACGGTATTGGTCGTTGGGCAATGATCAATAAAGAAACTAATGAATTTATGGGATGGACCGGGTTAAAATTAATGAGGGACCTTACAAATTACCATATTAATTATCATGATTTAGGCTATAGATTGATAAAACGGTTTTGGGGTAAAGGATATGCAACGGAGTCGGCTAAAGCTTGTATCTCTTATGGATTTAACGAGTTAAAACTAAACGAAATTTATGCTATGGCTGATGTAAATAACAAAGGTTCAAGAAACGTTTTAGAAAAATCAGGATTAACCTACGTTGGAGATTTCGATTTCCAGGGAGATCCGCACCAGTGGTTCAAAATCTCTTTATAA
- a CDS encoding deoxyhypusine synthase: MSDSALAKKGPISNFVAHHYKHFNAAALVDAAKGYETHLTEGGKMMVTLAGAMSTAELGKSLAEMIRQGKIDIISCTGANLEEDIMNLVAHSHYKRVPHYRDLSPQDEWDLLENHYNRVTDTCIPEEEAFRRLQKHIYKIWKDADTAGERYFPHEFMYKILNSGELKQYYEIDPKDSWMLAAAEKNLPIVVPGWEDSTMGNIFASYVIKGEIKASTMKSGIEYMAWLADWYPKNSGGKGVGFFQIGGGIAGDFPICVVPMLYQDMEMTDIPFWSYFCQISDSTTSYGSYSGAVPNEKITWGKLDITTPKFIVESDATIVAPLIFAWILGW, translated from the coding sequence ATGTCAGATTCAGCATTAGCAAAAAAAGGACCGATTTCAAATTTCGTGGCTCACCATTATAAACACTTTAACGCAGCAGCCCTTGTAGATGCAGCAAAAGGATATGAAACACATTTAACCGAGGGTGGTAAAATGATGGTTACTCTTGCAGGCGCTATGAGTACTGCAGAACTCGGAAAATCTTTGGCAGAGATGATTCGCCAGGGAAAAATTGATATTATTTCCTGCACAGGTGCTAATCTTGAAGAAGATATTATGAATCTTGTTGCACACAGTCATTATAAACGTGTGCCGCATTATCGCGATCTTTCTCCACAGGACGAATGGGATCTTTTAGAAAATCATTACAACCGTGTAACCGATACCTGTATTCCTGAAGAAGAAGCATTCCGTCGTTTACAAAAACATATTTATAAAATCTGGAAAGATGCAGACACGGCGGGAGAACGTTATTTTCCGCATGAGTTTATGTACAAGATTTTAAACAGTGGTGAATTGAAACAGTATTACGAAATTGATCCTAAAGACAGCTGGATGCTTGCAGCGGCTGAGAAAAATTTACCAATCGTAGTTCCGGGCTGGGAAGATAGTACCATGGGTAATATTTTTGCATCGTATGTTATCAAGGGCGAGATCAAAGCGAGTACTATGAAAAGTGGTATTGAATACATGGCCTGGTTAGCAGACTGGTATCCAAAAAACAGTGGTGGAAAAGGTGTAGGCTTTTTTCAGATCGGTGGTGGTATTGCTGGTGATTTCCCTATTTGTGTAGTACCGATGCTCTATCAGGATATGGAAATGACAGACATTCCTTTTTGGAGCTACTTCTGCCAGATTTCCGATTCAACGACTTCTTATGGATCTTATTCGGGTGCTGTACCGAATGAAAAAATCACTTGGGGAAAACTGGATATCACTACTCCAAAATTTATTGTAGAGAGTGATGCTACTATCGTTGCTCCGTTAATTTTTGCTTGGATCTTAGGCTGGTAA
- a CDS encoding protein-tyrosine-phosphatase, whose amino-acid sequence MKKLLFVCLGNICRSPLAEGIMLHLKDKHNLQLEVDSAGTANYHTGEAPDRRTIANAKKNGVDLTALRARQFNVSDFDNFDQIFVMDKNNFKNVVSLAKNENHKAKVCLFLEGNKISELLEVPDPYYGAEEDFENVFKLVYHTCERLAGL is encoded by the coding sequence ATGAAAAAACTATTATTCGTTTGCCTTGGAAATATATGCCGTTCGCCTTTGGCGGAAGGCATTATGCTTCATTTAAAAGACAAACATAATTTGCAGTTGGAAGTAGATTCAGCAGGTACTGCAAACTACCATACAGGCGAAGCTCCCGACAGAAGAACCATTGCAAATGCAAAAAAAAACGGCGTAGACCTCACCGCTCTGCGCGCACGGCAATTCAATGTTTCAGACTTCGACAACTTTGACCAGATCTTTGTAATGGATAAAAATAATTTTAAAAACGTGGTGAGTCTTGCAAAAAATGAAAATCACAAAGCCAAAGTCTGTTTATTTTTAGAAGGAAATAAAATTTCTGAGCTTCTTGAAGTTCCTGATCCCTATTACGGCGCGGAAGAAGATTTTGAAAACGTATTTAAACTTGTGTATCACACTTGTGAGCGTTTGGCAGGACTTTAA